A region of Pyxidicoccus parkwaysis DNA encodes the following proteins:
- the drmD gene encoding DISARM system SNF2-like helicase DrmD, which translates to MPCAGDIAQVRHRQYLVNEVIAPSDAREQHTLVRLTCLDDDAQGRPLSVLWERELAARVVRPEQGGLGTPERFDEPRHFAAYLHALKWSSVTATDARLFQAPFRAGIHLMNHQLTPLKKALELPRVNLFIADDVGLGKTIEAGLVLQELILRQRVDRVLIVCPASVTLQWRDEMEKRFGLRFEIFNSEFVSRRRQERGFQVPVWATHSRFIVSYQTLRRSEYFEPLKTLLEEKGHHKSLLVLDEAHVVAPASASRYAIDTETTRSIRSLAERFEHRLFLSATPHNGHSNSFSALLEMLDPQRFTRGTRVRESQLAPVMVRRLKGDLRALGSSQRYPERYVVGVRLTHDSGRWHAEWLAPDGKTVEQRVDLGEASAPELELSQKLARYTELMAPGTKQGRLVFINLQKRLLSSIEAFHRTLSVHAAAFGAGTMAPDGGALTGDTAPESEEHGETDDALELSFAETIREDSQNLSATVQARKLLDDMLKLSARHRAARDAKLRALLHWIREHQCPLTRGAAWKPRRVIVFTEYGDTLRYLKEQLTAAFEGTQRGDERILTLTGGIDDVKRAEVQAAFNGPMEEFPVRVLLATDAAREGINLQGHCADLFHFDIPWNPSRMEQRNGRIDRALQPAPSVRCGYFVYGQRAEDAVLDTLARKVETITRELGSLGCVLMDQMHDALASGITKGTLASLSRAATSTRTEVTKRELESQRTLQSLRKELDAIGELRERSGKVMDFNPVLLRDALDVGFELAGAGRLEREVFTEEGRALEAWKVPALPASWNTTLDSIRPRREHDEPAWEWRKRPLSPVVFEAPPGVSSKLVHLHLSHPLVQRVLQRFLAQGFSANDLSRVTVVQTRRDAVARVIVFGRLSLFGEGAARLHDEVVSVSARWLDGGGRGHLKPFADEADRKAIDQLETTLAEAPALSAIPKAVQKRLLASVESDFSKLWSAIEEQASVREQDARRKLAARGASEAKALTQILLTQQEAIREALGAQLELKLDARAEQDQWRRDKVHLEQRLTALGRELVEQPESLKATYAVRVVRLVPVGMVYLWPGAR; encoded by the coding sequence ATGCCGTGCGCGGGTGATATCGCGCAGGTCAGACACCGTCAGTATCTGGTCAACGAGGTCATCGCTCCTTCGGACGCCCGGGAGCAACACACCCTCGTTCGTCTCACATGTCTCGATGATGACGCACAGGGTCGTCCCTTGTCTGTCTTGTGGGAGCGTGAGCTCGCCGCTCGGGTCGTCCGACCTGAACAGGGTGGATTGGGAACGCCTGAGCGTTTCGACGAGCCCCGTCACTTCGCTGCCTATCTGCACGCGCTCAAGTGGAGCTCCGTCACCGCCACCGACGCCCGGCTCTTCCAGGCGCCGTTCCGCGCGGGCATCCACTTGATGAATCACCAGCTCACGCCTCTCAAGAAGGCGCTCGAGCTGCCCCGGGTGAATCTCTTCATCGCCGATGACGTAGGGCTCGGAAAGACCATCGAGGCGGGGCTGGTGTTGCAGGAGCTCATCCTCCGCCAGCGCGTGGACCGCGTCCTCATCGTCTGCCCGGCGTCGGTGACGCTCCAGTGGCGCGATGAGATGGAGAAGCGCTTCGGTCTGCGCTTCGAAATCTTCAACAGCGAGTTCGTCTCCCGCCGCCGGCAGGAGCGCGGCTTCCAGGTCCCAGTCTGGGCGACGCACTCGCGCTTCATCGTGTCGTACCAGACGCTGCGGCGCAGCGAGTACTTCGAGCCGCTGAAGACCCTCCTGGAGGAGAAGGGTCACCACAAGTCCCTGTTGGTGCTCGACGAGGCGCACGTCGTCGCGCCCGCATCGGCCAGCCGGTACGCCATCGACACGGAGACCACTCGCAGCATCCGCTCACTGGCGGAGCGCTTCGAGCACCGGCTCTTCCTCTCCGCGACGCCCCACAACGGCCACTCCAACAGCTTCTCCGCGCTGCTGGAGATGTTGGACCCACAGCGCTTCACGCGGGGCACCCGCGTCCGCGAATCACAGCTGGCTCCCGTCATGGTGCGCCGTCTCAAGGGCGACCTTCGCGCCCTGGGCAGCTCGCAGCGCTACCCCGAGCGGTACGTGGTGGGCGTGCGGCTGACGCATGACTCGGGACGCTGGCACGCCGAGTGGCTCGCTCCCGACGGGAAGACCGTCGAGCAGCGTGTCGACCTGGGCGAAGCCTCTGCTCCGGAACTGGAGCTGTCCCAGAAGCTCGCGCGCTACACGGAGCTCATGGCGCCCGGGACGAAGCAGGGGCGCCTGGTCTTCATCAACCTCCAGAAGCGCCTCCTCTCCAGCATCGAGGCGTTCCACCGCACCCTCTCCGTCCACGCGGCGGCTTTCGGTGCCGGAACGATGGCTCCCGACGGCGGAGCGCTCACCGGCGACACGGCTCCTGAGTCCGAGGAGCACGGCGAGACGGACGACGCACTCGAGCTGTCGTTCGCGGAGACCATCCGCGAGGACAGTCAGAACCTGTCCGCCACCGTCCAGGCGCGCAAGCTCCTGGATGACATGCTCAAGCTGAGCGCCCGTCACCGCGCTGCCCGGGACGCGAAGCTCCGGGCCCTCCTCCACTGGATTCGCGAGCACCAATGCCCGCTCACTCGAGGCGCCGCATGGAAGCCCCGCCGGGTCATCGTCTTTACCGAGTATGGCGACACGCTCCGCTACCTCAAGGAGCAGCTCACCGCCGCCTTCGAGGGGACCCAACGGGGCGATGAGCGCATCCTCACGCTGACGGGCGGCATCGATGACGTGAAGCGCGCGGAGGTGCAGGCCGCCTTCAACGGTCCGATGGAGGAGTTCCCCGTGCGGGTTCTCCTCGCGACCGACGCCGCGCGCGAAGGCATCAACCTGCAGGGGCACTGCGCGGACCTGTTCCACTTCGACATTCCGTGGAATCCCTCGCGCATGGAGCAGCGCAACGGCCGCATCGACCGGGCCCTGCAACCCGCGCCCTCCGTCCGCTGCGGCTACTTCGTCTACGGCCAGCGCGCCGAGGACGCGGTGCTCGACACCCTCGCGCGCAAGGTAGAGACCATCACGCGCGAGCTGGGCAGCCTGGGCTGCGTGCTGATGGACCAGATGCACGATGCTCTCGCCTCGGGCATCACGAAGGGCACGCTGGCGAGCCTCTCCCGCGCCGCGACCTCGACTCGCACGGAGGTGACGAAGCGGGAACTGGAGTCCCAGCGCACGCTCCAATCCCTGCGCAAGGAGCTGGATGCGATTGGAGAGCTCCGCGAGCGCAGCGGCAAGGTGATGGACTTCAATCCCGTCCTGCTGCGCGACGCGCTGGACGTGGGGTTCGAACTGGCCGGCGCGGGCCGGTTGGAGCGGGAAGTCTTCACGGAAGAGGGCAGGGCGCTGGAGGCCTGGAAGGTCCCCGCACTTCCCGCTTCGTGGAACACGACCCTGGATTCCATTCGTCCGCGCCGGGAACACGACGAGCCCGCGTGGGAGTGGCGCAAGCGCCCCCTGTCTCCAGTTGTCTTCGAGGCACCTCCGGGCGTCTCCAGCAAGCTCGTCCACCTGCACCTGTCCCATCCGCTCGTCCAGCGGGTGCTCCAGCGGTTCCTGGCGCAGGGGTTCTCCGCGAACGACCTGAGCCGTGTCACGGTGGTCCAGACCCGACGCGACGCAGTGGCGCGCGTCATCGTCTTCGGCCGGTTGTCGCTCTTTGGCGAGGGCGCCGCGCGACTTCATGACGAAGTTGTCTCTGTTTCAGCAAGGTGGCTGGACGGCGGCGGCCGCGGGCACCTGAAGCCCTTCGCGGACGAGGCGGACCGCAAGGCAATCGACCAACTGGAGACCACGCTGGCGGAAGCGCCCGCGCTCTCCGCGATACCGAAGGCCGTCCAGAAAAGGCTGCTGGCCAGTGTCGAGTCCGATTTCTCGAAGCTCTGGTCCGCCATCGAGGAACAGGCCTCGGTGCGGGAGCAGGATGCTCGCAGAAAGCTGGCGGCGCGGGGGGCGTCCGAAGCCAAGGCGCTGACACAGATTCTCCTGACACAGCAGGAGGCCATCCGGGAGGCATTGGGCGCGCAGCTCGAGCTCAAGCTCGACGCCCGGGCGGAGCAGGACCAGTGGAGGCGGGACAAGGTCCACCTCGAGCAGCGATTGACAGCTCTCGGAAGGGAACTCGTCGAACAACCTGAATCCTTGAAGGCCACCTACGCTGTGCGGGTCGTCCGTCTGGTGCCCGTGGGCATGGTCTACCTGTGGCCGGGGGCGCGGTGA
- a CDS encoding methyltransferase family protein: MMGLREAPGVYLGFISLHVLAGHLGTSLVYRLRFGRSPLAYRSAAADSAHTRVTRRISGVSLLWAGSVLAAAFWPAWSVMPWGRPLLPIPPLAGWVLGIVGLMGMLWAQYGMGPAFRIGVDAGEARPALHEGGLHRYSRNPIYVFSYLYLAGASLWAPSVVTLGACAALGGLFHQLVLQEERFLADRLGEPYARYCQRVPRYF, encoded by the coding sequence ATGATGGGGCTGCGCGAGGCGCCCGGGGTCTACCTGGGCTTCATCTCCCTGCACGTGCTCGCGGGGCACCTGGGCACAAGCCTCGTCTACCGCCTGCGCTTCGGGCGCAGCCCGCTGGCCTACCGGAGCGCGGCGGCGGATTCCGCGCACACGCGCGTCACGCGGCGCATCAGTGGCGTCTCGCTGCTCTGGGCCGGCTCCGTGCTCGCGGCCGCGTTCTGGCCCGCGTGGTCCGTCATGCCCTGGGGACGGCCGCTGCTGCCCATTCCTCCGCTCGCGGGTTGGGTGCTCGGTATCGTGGGGCTCATGGGCATGCTGTGGGCCCAGTATGGAATGGGCCCGGCGTTCCGCATCGGCGTGGACGCGGGGGAGGCCCGGCCCGCGCTGCACGAGGGGGGACTCCACCGCTACTCGCGCAACCCCATCTACGTGTTCTCCTACCTGTACCTCGCGGGGGCTTCGCTCTGGGCTCCGTCCGTGGTGACGCTGGGCGCCTGTGCGGCGCTCGGGGGGCTCTTCCATCAACTGGTGCTCCAGGAGGAGCGGTTCCTCGCGGACCGCCTCGGTGAGCCCTACGCGCGCTATTGCCAGCGCGTCCCTCGCTACTTCTGA
- a CDS encoding fatty acid desaturase family protein produces MQPALSRPADSPGAAPPEPGLSRAELVELLRIRPLRAVGMAALHLGVWVAAAVAIAHADSVWVKLPLWMLAGGAVMGLIQLDHDAWHDNLFPRPWQNRLFGNALSLLVGIAYEPMRHDHLAHHRWNRTEKDPDAYNAGRRSLGLCALFYATVLLGIPLSLIYFNVLYPLQHFSRARLRRHGAVLLCYGGFYAGLFWLLSRHGLVPGAVECWLLPVLFASPLNGLKSIADHYANTWRGDRFHTATTVRGTRLVTFLLNGLNYHLDHHLYPRVPGYNLARLHTHLRPGLLARGAPVFDSYLDVMGRALLAGPTVVDEDVRLVTLERKRP; encoded by the coding sequence ATGCAGCCAGCCCTCTCACGTCCCGCTGATTCGCCCGGTGCCGCGCCCCCGGAGCCCGGCCTCTCCCGCGCCGAGCTGGTGGAGTTGCTCCGCATCCGTCCTCTGCGCGCGGTGGGCATGGCGGCGCTGCACCTGGGCGTGTGGGTCGCGGCGGCCGTGGCCATTGCCCACGCGGACAGCGTCTGGGTGAAGCTGCCGCTGTGGATGCTGGCCGGTGGGGCGGTGATGGGGCTCATCCAGCTCGACCACGACGCCTGGCACGACAACCTCTTCCCGAGGCCGTGGCAGAACCGCCTCTTCGGCAACGCGCTCAGCCTGCTCGTGGGCATCGCCTACGAGCCCATGCGCCATGACCACCTCGCGCACCACCGCTGGAACCGCACGGAGAAGGACCCCGACGCCTACAACGCGGGCCGCCGCTCGCTCGGGCTGTGCGCGCTCTTCTACGCCACCGTGCTGCTCGGCATCCCGCTGAGCCTCATCTACTTCAACGTCCTCTACCCGCTGCAGCACTTCTCCCGCGCGCGATTGCGCCGCCATGGCGCGGTGCTGCTCTGCTACGGGGGCTTCTACGCGGGGCTCTTCTGGCTGCTGTCGCGGCACGGGCTCGTCCCCGGCGCGGTGGAGTGCTGGCTCTTGCCGGTGCTCTTCGCCAGCCCCCTCAACGGCCTCAAGTCCATCGCGGACCACTACGCCAACACGTGGCGCGGGGACCGCTTCCACACCGCGACGACGGTGCGCGGCACGCGGCTCGTCACCTTCCTCTTGAACGGGCTCAACTACCACCTGGACCACCACCTCTATCCGCGCGTGCCCGGCTACAACCTCGCGAGGCTGCACACCCACCTGCGGCCCGGGCTGCTCGCGCGCGGCGCCCCCGTCTTCGACAGCTACCTCGACGTCATGGGACGCGCGCTGCTCGCCGGGCCCACCGTCGTGGACGAGGACGTGCGGCTCGTCACCCTGGAACGAAAGCGTCCATGA